In Primulina huaijiensis isolate GDHJ02 chromosome 6, ASM1229523v2, whole genome shotgun sequence, a single window of DNA contains:
- the LOC140979900 gene encoding E3 ubiquitin-protein ligase At1g63170-like isoform X1, with product MALPLLGIQHKSQAKKVFMLMERADNHNDNQHVIEITSSSDTSSSSFSHDRPFGALELQHSENQPSASSRVPVYQPPIFTANGSNTRNSSQMRRGNNRGRQRSPLNSGLWISVELLLTLSQIIAAIIVLSLSKHEKPGAPLKTWILGYASGCLAILPVLCWRFKYRDQGSEQVSFQLRQDSSQGNTMTGSLTGRVIGGEDRRSTGTATRGTQSNGLPSSRLKVFVEYLKMGLDCFFAVWFVVGNVWIFGGHSSSTEAPNVYRLCIVFLTFSCIGYAMPFILCATICCCLPCLFSVLGFREDLSQNRGATPESISTLPTYKFKVKKNKSKDNVSGAGEGGIVAVGTEIERAISGDDAACCICLAKYLNNDELRELPCLHLFHKECVDKWLRINASCPLCKAEVGQTISSSLIEATVNLRNSTI from the exons ATGGCTCTGCCCTTATTGGGAATTCAACATAAAAGCCAAGCCAAGAAAGTCTTTATGTTAATGGAGCGAGCCGATAACCACAATGATAATCAACATGTTATTGAAATTACTAGTAGCAGTGACACTTCTTCGTCAAGTTTTTCCCATGACAGGCCGTTTGGGGCCTTGGAGCTGCAACATAGTGAGAATCAACCGAGTGCTAGCTCAAGAGTTCCTGTTTATCAACCCCCGATTTTTACTGCCAATGGATCAAACACAAGGAACTCATCACAGATGCGAAGAGGAAATAATCGTGGCCGCCAAAGGAGTCCACTGAATTCTGGTTTATGGATATCAGTTGAGCTACTGTTGACTTTAAGCCAAATTATTGCAGCTATTATTGTGTTGTCTCTTTCAAAGCACGAAAAACCAGGTGCTCCTTTGAAAACATGGATATTGGGTTATGCATCTGGCTGTTTGGCGATTCTCCCTGTTCTATGTTGGCGTTTTAAATATCGGGACCAGGGTTCTGAACAGGTTTCATTTCAACTTCGTCAGGATTCTTCTCAGGGCAACACTATGACTGGCTCTTTGACGGGGAGAGTCATTGGAGGAGAAGATCGCCGGTCAACTGGTACAGCAACCAGAGGCACTCAAAGTAATGGTTTACCAAGTTCTAG GCTTAAGGTGTTCGTCGAATACTTAAAGATGGGTTTGGATTGTTTCTTTGCTGTTTGGTTTGTTGTTGGGAATGTCTGGATTTTTGGAGGGCACTCTTCATCCACTGAAGCCCCAAACGTGTATAG GTTATGCATAGTATTTCTCACATTTAGCTGTATTGGTTATGCAATGCCTTTCATTCTCTGTGCTACAATTTGCTGCTGCCTTCCTTGTTTATTTTCGGTTCTGGGCTTCAGAGAAGATTTGTCTCAGAATAGAGGAGCTACTCCAGAGTCTATTAGTACTTTGCCAACTTATAAATTTAAAGTCAAGAAAAACAAGAGCAAGGACAACGTCTCTGGTGCAGGTGAAGGCGGGATAGTGGCTGTTGGAACAGAGATTGAGCGTGCAATATCAGGAGACGATGCA GCATGCTGTATATGCTTAGCCAAGTACCTAAATAATGATGAACTGAGAGAGCTGCCTTGCTTGCATCTCTTTCACAAGGAGTGTGTCGACAAATGGCTGAGAATCAATGCATCATGTCCACTCTGCAAAGCCGAAGTTGGTCAAACCATTTCGAGTTCCCTTATCGAAGCAACTGTCAATCTGCGAAATAGCACTATATAA
- the LOC140979900 gene encoding E3 ubiquitin-protein ligase At4g11680-like isoform X2, translating into MALPLLGIQHKSQAKKVFMLMERADNHNDNQHVIEITSSSDTSSSSFSHDRPFGALELQHSENQPSASSRVPVYQPPIFTANGSNTRNSSQMRRGNNRGRQRSPLNSGLWISVELLLTLSQIIAAIIVLSLSKHEKPGAPLKTWILGYASGCLAILPVLCWRFKYRDQGSEQVSFQLRQDSSQGNTMTGSLTGRVIGGEDRRSTGTATRGTQSNGLPSSRLKVFVEYLKMGLDCFFAVWFVVGNVWIFGGHSSSTEAPNVYRLCIVFLTFSCIGYAMPFILCATICCCLPCLFSVLGFREDLSQNRGATPESISTLPTYKFKVKKNKSKDNVSGAGEGGIVAVGTEIERAISGDDAYVALQSNPEKLTLVFLINRHAVYA; encoded by the exons ATGGCTCTGCCCTTATTGGGAATTCAACATAAAAGCCAAGCCAAGAAAGTCTTTATGTTAATGGAGCGAGCCGATAACCACAATGATAATCAACATGTTATTGAAATTACTAGTAGCAGTGACACTTCTTCGTCAAGTTTTTCCCATGACAGGCCGTTTGGGGCCTTGGAGCTGCAACATAGTGAGAATCAACCGAGTGCTAGCTCAAGAGTTCCTGTTTATCAACCCCCGATTTTTACTGCCAATGGATCAAACACAAGGAACTCATCACAGATGCGAAGAGGAAATAATCGTGGCCGCCAAAGGAGTCCACTGAATTCTGGTTTATGGATATCAGTTGAGCTACTGTTGACTTTAAGCCAAATTATTGCAGCTATTATTGTGTTGTCTCTTTCAAAGCACGAAAAACCAGGTGCTCCTTTGAAAACATGGATATTGGGTTATGCATCTGGCTGTTTGGCGATTCTCCCTGTTCTATGTTGGCGTTTTAAATATCGGGACCAGGGTTCTGAACAGGTTTCATTTCAACTTCGTCAGGATTCTTCTCAGGGCAACACTATGACTGGCTCTTTGACGGGGAGAGTCATTGGAGGAGAAGATCGCCGGTCAACTGGTACAGCAACCAGAGGCACTCAAAGTAATGGTTTACCAAGTTCTAG GCTTAAGGTGTTCGTCGAATACTTAAAGATGGGTTTGGATTGTTTCTTTGCTGTTTGGTTTGTTGTTGGGAATGTCTGGATTTTTGGAGGGCACTCTTCATCCACTGAAGCCCCAAACGTGTATAG GTTATGCATAGTATTTCTCACATTTAGCTGTATTGGTTATGCAATGCCTTTCATTCTCTGTGCTACAATTTGCTGCTGCCTTCCTTGTTTATTTTCGGTTCTGGGCTTCAGAGAAGATTTGTCTCAGAATAGAGGAGCTACTCCAGAGTCTATTAGTACTTTGCCAACTTATAAATTTAAAGTCAAGAAAAACAAGAGCAAGGACAACGTCTCTGGTGCAGGTGAAGGCGGGATAGTGGCTGTTGGAACAGAGATTGAGCGTGCAATATCAGGAGACGATGCA TATGTGGCCCTTCAGTCGAACCCTGAAAAGTTAACTTTGGTTTTTCTGATCAACAGGCATGCTGTATATGCTTAG
- the LOC140979903 gene encoding serine/threonine protein phosphatase 2A 57 kDa regulatory subunit B' kappa isoform-like yields the protein MWKQILNKLPRKSQKPDQDSSSNPSLGANVSSQASSQANEANTAAKRASAAAIFPSNVIAGIEPLLAFKDVSSSEKMILFISKVSLCCVAFDFTDPAKSVQEKEIKRATLLELVDFVSQNPPKFSEPAILASCKMCSINLFRAFPPNRRLSNKSSSENDNDDEPTFEPAWSHLQIVYDFLLKFVTSTSLEAKAGKKYINHSFILKIIELFDSEDPRERDCLKAVLHRIYGKFMAHRPFLRKGMSNVFYRFVFETEKHNGIAEFLEIFGSVITGYALPLKEEHKIFLCRALIPLHKPKSLGVYFQQLSYCVIQFIEKEPVLACSVIEGLLRYWPITNSQKEVMFLGELEEILELINMAEFQKIMIPLFWRIRNCINSYHFQVAERALFLWNNDRIINLITHNRHIILPIIFPALESNAKNHWNHAVLNLTLNVKKMLVEMDDALVLSCSFNCQEAQDTSNLAIERRKEIWDRLENTASLQPMPMIGNTAVLVTH from the exons ATGTGGAAGCAAATTCTCAATAAACTCCCCCGGAAATCCCAGAAGCCAGATCAAGATTCATCTAGTAACCCTAGCTTGGGCGCTAACGTGTCATCTCAGGCTTCGAGCCAGGCCAATGAAGCGAACACTGCTGCTAAACGGGCTTCAGCTGCTGCAATCTTTCCATCTAATGTGATTGCTGGAATTGAGCCACTGCTAGCCTTTAAGGATGTTTCAAGTTCCGAAAAAATGATTCTTTTCATTAGTAAGGTAAGTCTTTGCTGTGTGGCCTTTGATTTCACGGATCCAGCCAAAAGTGTTCAAGAAAAGGAGATTAAGCGAGCGACGCTGCTTGAGCTGGTGGATTTTGTGTCACAGAATCCCCCGAAATTCTCGGAGCCTGCAATTTTAGCTTCTTGCAAAATGTGCTCCATAAATTTGTTCCGTGCTTTCCCGCCTAATCGTCGGTTGAGTAATAAAAGTTCAAGTGAGAATGATAACGATGATGAGCCCACATTTGAGCCCGCTTGGTCACACTTGCAGATAGTGTATGATTTCTTGCTCAAGTTTGTGACTTCTACTTCGTTGGAAGCTAAGGCCGGAAAGAAGTATATTAATCATTCcttcattttgaaaattattgagttgtttgaTTCGGAGGATCCTAGGGAAAGGGACTGTTTAAAAGCGGTTCTGCATAGGATTTATGGGAAGTTTATGGCCCACAGGCCATTTTTAAGAAAGGGTATGAGCAATGTGTTCTATAGATTTGTGTTCGAGACAGAGAAGCATAATGGGATTGCTGAATTTTTGGAGATTTTTGGGAGTGTTATCACGGGATATGCATTGCCTTTAAAGGAGGAGCATAAGATATTTCTTTGTAGAGCGTTGATTCCACTGCACAAACCGAAGTCATTGGGGGTTTACTTTCAGCAGCTCTCATATTGCGTGATTCAGTTTATTGAAAAGGAACCTGTGTTGGCTTGCAGTGTAATTGAGGGGCTGTTGAGATATTGGCCAATTACGAATAGCCAGAAGGAGGTGATGTTTTTAGGTGAGTTGGAGGAGATTCTTGAATTGATCAACATGGCTGAGTTTCAAAAAATCATGATTCCGTTGTTCTGGCGCATCAGGAACTGCATTAATAGCTATCATTTTCAG GTAGCTGAGAGGGCTCTGTTTCTTTGGAACAACGACCGAATCATCAATCTAATCACGCATAACCGCCACATTATACTGCCAATAATATTCCCAGCTCTGGAATCCAATGCAAAAAACCACTGGAACCATGCCGTCCTGAACTTAACCCTAAACGTGAAAAAGATGCTCGTAGAAATGGATGATGCCCTAGTCTTATCTTGCTCATTTAATTGCCAAGAAGCGCAAGATACTTCAAACTTGGCCATTGAAAGGCGGAAGGAAATTTGGGACCGTCTGGAAAACACAGCTAGTCTTCAGCCAATGCCAATGATTGGAAATACCGCTGTTCTGGTAACTCATTGA
- the LOC140978786 gene encoding cyclin-A2-2-like, producing MKAHQFASTNCHNMRQKGVNNENTSSKITGSNLRITRARAKALGSVGGLPPLHPSAKQDGKRVLRTNSKRAASYDNKNASSSAACPQQKKRVILKDITNITCDNLYTNCITAAAGQTSKQESKSSRQNIGKVVTACFAEEFQVPGYKRRNVTENMNILKVEESQEIGPIVNLAIEPTEVVNDKMSSTAVLIPLDTMPSRHTPQLTPYNRENGKFLSSKKENLGDRGITDIDSEKHPLMCSMYAADIYSNLRVIQIYRRPSVDYMEKLQRDITEAMRSILVDWLVEVSEEYRLIPDTLYLTVNLIDRFLSAISIEKQKLQLLGVTCMLIASKYEEICAPCVEEFCFITDNTYTKGEVLKMEGRVLNYLGFQLSIPTTKKFLRRFIHAAQVSYEIPSVELEFLANYFAELTLIEYSFLKFLPSLIAASAVFLARWTLDQSDHPWNPTLEYYTMYKTSDLKHTVLELHDLQLNTKTCTLHAIREKYKQSRFKSVSTLRPQKPVQSLF from the exons ATGAAGGCACATCAGTTTGCTTCTACAAACTGTCATAACATGAGGCAAAAGGGCGTGAATAACGAGAATACATCTTCCAAAATCACAGGGTCAAATCTGCGAATCACACGAGCTCGGGCAAAAGCCTTAGGCTCTGTAGGAGGATTGCCTCCTTTACATCCTTCAGCAAAACAGGATGGGAAACGGGTCTTGCGTACGAACTCCAAAAGAGCAGCATCATATGACAACAAAAATGCATCAAGTTCAGCTGCTTGTCCTCAGCAAAAGAAAAGGGTTATTCTCAAGGATATAACTAACATCACTTGTGATAATTTGTACACAAACTGCATCACTGCAGCTGCAGGACAG ACTAGCAAACAGGAAAGTAAAAGCTCGAGACAAAATATTGGGAAGGTGGTAACTGCTTGTTTTGCTGAAGAGTTTCAGGTTCCTGGGTATAAAAGGAGAAACGTAACAGAGAACATGAACATTCTAAAGGTGGAGGAATCACAAGAAATTGGTCCCATTGTGAACTTGGCAATTGAACCAACTGAAGTAGTCAACGACAAAATGTCGAGTACAGCAGTTCTGATACCTTTGGATACAATGCCCAGTAGGCACACTCCACAGCTAACTCCATACAACAGAG AGAATGGCAAGTTTTTAAGTAGTAAGAAGGAAAACTTGGGTGATAGGGGCATCACTGATATAGATTCAGAAAAGCATCCGCTGATGTGCAGCATGTATGCAGCTGACATATATTCTAATTTGCGAGTAATACAG ATTTACCGAAGGCCTTCGGTTGACTATATGGAAAAGCTGCAGCGTGATATCACTGAGGCAATGAGGAGTATTCTGGTTGATTGGCTTGTGGAG GTTTCTGAAGAATATAGGTTGATCCCTGATACTCTCTACTTAACTGTAAATCTTATAGATAGATTTCTATCGGCGATCAGTATTGAGAAGCAAAAGTTGCAACTCCTTGGAGTAACATGCATGCTAATTGCTTC GAAATACGAAGAAATTTGTGCTCCTTGTGTGGAAGAATTTTGCTTTATTACAGACAACACCTACACTAAAGGAGAG GTACTGAAAATGGAAGGGCGTGTTTTGAACTATTTAGGTTTTCAATTGTCTATTCCGACCACGAAAAAGTTCCTCAG GAGGTTCATTCATGCAGCGCAGGTTTCTTATGAG ATTCCTTCCGTGGAGCTGGAATTCTTGGCGAATTATTTTGCAGAACTAACACTAATAGAGTACAGTTTCCTGAAGTTCCTTCCTTCCCTAATTGCTGCCTCAGCAGTATTCCTAGCCAGATGGACACTTGATCAATCAGACCATCCATGG AATCCAACGCTAGAGTATTATACAATGTACAAAACATCAGACCTGAAACACACAGTTCTTGAGTTGCATGATTTACAGCTCAACACCAAGACATGTACACTTCACGCCATTCGTGAAAAATATAAGCAATCCAGA TTCAAGAGTGTTTCAACTCTTCGCCCACAAAAGCCTGTTCAATCACTGTTCTAA
- the LOC140979904 gene encoding protein TIFY 8-like has translation MAHAQSNSKNNEANGNISAGGDSEVKSATFHDFLGNKGKRQESAPETGGGSRPPPDFSASATSEQACERHVNNHLEGIPFYGSRGELRPETSYRFGGNKRSNSDSFMVSSRDKLPQGQPDSQDNPVLTKLIRYSGGEQPRQPHDEETFGAHQLRPIPSSFISQSSHGGRTDANNPKWDRAILGNLGPGTQYPPRSGQVAPFGYQALSSKIRDTNVGTSVVSQTAADEGSRTGIKGSGILSSINTVGGISGRQPSGVLIRKGEQKSGICVSEPESSISPSQHGTESSGRQMTIFYGGQAHVFDNIHPNKADVIMALAGSNGGSWSTAYTSNLAVRTSSGENQIPGGGENDMAVSILRELEGRSSDREDVYRGFSSGNYQAGIRTKEKTASFKETKIGAGEKPG, from the exons ATGGCTCATGCTCAGAGCAATAGTAAGAATAACGAAGCAAATGGTAATATTAGTGCTGGCGGTGATAGTGAAGTGAAATCAGCTACTTTTCATGACTTTCTTGGTAACAAGGGCAAACGGCAAGAGTCTGCTCCGGAGACCGGCGGGGGAAGCCGGCCGCCTCCGGATTTCTCGGCGTCGGCTACTTCCGAGCAGGCCTGTG AAAGACATGTAAATAATCATTTGGAGGGGATACCTTTCTATGGATCAAGAGGCGAACTTAGGCCTGAAACTAGCTACAGATTCGGTGGAAACAAGCGAAGTAACTCTGACTCCTTTATGGTGTCGTCAAGAGATAAACTGCCACAAGGACAACCAGATTCACAAGATAATCCAGTTTTGACAAAG CTCATACGATATTCTGGGGGAGAACAACCTAGACAACCACATGACGAGGAAACCTTTGGTGCGCACCAATTGAGGCCCATTCCATCCTCATTTATATCGCAGTCGTCCCATGGTGGTAGAACTGATGCTAACAATCCCAAGTGGGATCGAGCTATACTGGGGAATCTTGGACCAGGGACACAATATCCTCCACGTTCCGGTCAGGTTGCACCATTTGGATACCAGGCACTCTCTAGTAAGATCAGAGACACAAATGTGGGTACTTCGGTTGTATCACAGACAGCTGCTGATGAAGGATCTAGAACTGGAATAAAAGGTTCAGGAATTTTGAGCTCAATTAATACAGTTGGAGGTATCTCAGGGAGACAGCCTTCGGGGGTGCTGATACGCAAGGGTGAACAAAAGTCTGGAATTTGTGTATCTGAACCAGAGTCTTCTATTTCTCCCAG CCAACATGGGACTGAGTCTTCTGGTCGTCAGATGACTATATTTTATGGTGGTCAAGCTCACGTTTTTGACAATATTCATCCAAACAAG GCAGATGTTATAATGGCTTTGGCTGGATCAAATGGAGGATCTTGGTCTACAGCCTATACTTCTAATTTGGCAGTCAGAACCTCCAGCGGAGAAAACCAAATTCCTGGTGGTGGTGAGAACGACATGGCAGTTTCTATACTGAGGGAGTTGGAAGGGAGATCATCTGATAGAGAGGATGTCTACCGTGGTTTTAGCTCTG GAAATTATCAAGCGGGCATCAGAACCAAGGAGAAAACTGCCTCATTCAAAGAAACTAAAATTGGTGCTGGAGAGAAACCCGGGTAG
- the LOC140979905 gene encoding uncharacterized protein isoform X1, whose protein sequence is MMGKDEIEKESPDLEISLKNHEILKQNEAQVLDDIQIHERDDKYCPNSSMYSRLVSLLESLEGLERQESDFQSQWDLELSRLQVEVEELDKILRSPADYEFGDAIDSSFQDCNEKLGLRKKELAAKLRSVVQLKRELDEMLTQDELIQYEIRSSELDNQIQKKHRQTCKHYDTYNALMEIKDLMLKEISLLNSISLQFQDAISSVDGRGKLIHSLEGILKGTQQKLEKVELTLQSEEKICDSIKEKCTTAISEQRQNSSLLKLLQEEHARNERLRAQIT, encoded by the exons ATGATGGGGAAAGACGAG ATTGAGAAGGAATCACCTGATCTTGAAATTTCTCTGAAAAATCATGAGATACTG AAACAAAACGAGGCTCAAGTTTTGGACGACATTCAAATTCATGAAAGAGATGACAAATACTGTCCGAATTCTTCAATGTATTCGAGATTGGTATCGCTTTTGGAGTCCTTGGAG GGGCTCGAGAGGCAAGAATCGGATTTCCAATCCCAGTGGGATTTAGAGTTGTCAAGATTGCAGGTGGAGGTTGAGGAACTTGATAAAATTTTGCGTAGTCCTGCAGATTATGAATTTGGTGATGCCATTGATAGTTCATTTCAAGACTGCAATGAAAAGCTGGGTTTGAGAAAGAAG GAACTTGCTGCGAAACTAAGATCAGTCGTGCAATTGAAGCGGGAGCTTGATGAAATGCTGACACAAGATGAACTCATACA GTATGAAATACGATCTTCTGAACTCGATAATCAGATTCAG AAAAAGCATCGACAAACCTGTAAACACTATGACACATATAATGCCTTGATGGAGATTAAGGATTTAATGCTTAAGGAAATATCCTTGTTGAACTCCATTAGTTTACAG TTTCAAGATGCTATTAGCAGTGTTGATGGGCGGGGTAAACTCATCCATTCCCTGGAGGGAATTTTGAAAGGAACCCAACAG AAACTGGAGAAAGTGGAATTGACACTGCAATCTGAGGAAAAAATATGCGACTCTATCAAAGAAAAGTGCACAACAGCAATTTCAGAACAAAGGCAGAACTCTTCTCTCTTGAAACTTCTCCAG GAAGAACATGCAAGAAACGAGAGGCTCCGGGCTCAGATTACTTGA
- the LOC140979905 gene encoding uncharacterized protein isoform X3: MMGKDEIEKESPDLEISLKNHEILKQNEAQVLDDIQIHERDDKYCPNSSMYSRLVSLLESLEGLERQESDFQSQWDLELSRLQVEVEELDKILRSPADYEFGDAIDSSFQDCNEKLGLRKKELAAKLRSVVQLKRELDEMLTQDELIQYEIRSSELDNQIQFQDAISSVDGRGKLIHSLEGILKGTQQKLEKVELTLQSEEKICDSIKEKCTTAISEQRQNSSLLKLLQEEHARNERLRAQIT; the protein is encoded by the exons ATGATGGGGAAAGACGAG ATTGAGAAGGAATCACCTGATCTTGAAATTTCTCTGAAAAATCATGAGATACTG AAACAAAACGAGGCTCAAGTTTTGGACGACATTCAAATTCATGAAAGAGATGACAAATACTGTCCGAATTCTTCAATGTATTCGAGATTGGTATCGCTTTTGGAGTCCTTGGAG GGGCTCGAGAGGCAAGAATCGGATTTCCAATCCCAGTGGGATTTAGAGTTGTCAAGATTGCAGGTGGAGGTTGAGGAACTTGATAAAATTTTGCGTAGTCCTGCAGATTATGAATTTGGTGATGCCATTGATAGTTCATTTCAAGACTGCAATGAAAAGCTGGGTTTGAGAAAGAAG GAACTTGCTGCGAAACTAAGATCAGTCGTGCAATTGAAGCGGGAGCTTGATGAAATGCTGACACAAGATGAACTCATACA GTATGAAATACGATCTTCTGAACTCGATAATCAGATTCAG TTTCAAGATGCTATTAGCAGTGTTGATGGGCGGGGTAAACTCATCCATTCCCTGGAGGGAATTTTGAAAGGAACCCAACAG AAACTGGAGAAAGTGGAATTGACACTGCAATCTGAGGAAAAAATATGCGACTCTATCAAAGAAAAGTGCACAACAGCAATTTCAGAACAAAGGCAGAACTCTTCTCTCTTGAAACTTCTCCAG GAAGAACATGCAAGAAACGAGAGGCTCCGGGCTCAGATTACTTGA
- the LOC140979905 gene encoding uncharacterized protein isoform X4: MMGKDEIEKESPDLEISLKNHEILGLERQESDFQSQWDLELSRLQVEVEELDKILRSPADYEFGDAIDSSFQDCNEKLGLRKKELAAKLRSVVQLKRELDEMLTQDELIQYEIRSSELDNQIQKKHRQTCKHYDTYNALMEIKDLMLKEISLLNSISLQFQDAISSVDGRGKLIHSLEGILKGTQQKLEKVELTLQSEEKICDSIKEKCTTAISEQRQNSSLLKLLQEEHARNERLRAQIT, encoded by the exons ATGATGGGGAAAGACGAG ATTGAGAAGGAATCACCTGATCTTGAAATTTCTCTGAAAAATCATGAGATACTG GGGCTCGAGAGGCAAGAATCGGATTTCCAATCCCAGTGGGATTTAGAGTTGTCAAGATTGCAGGTGGAGGTTGAGGAACTTGATAAAATTTTGCGTAGTCCTGCAGATTATGAATTTGGTGATGCCATTGATAGTTCATTTCAAGACTGCAATGAAAAGCTGGGTTTGAGAAAGAAG GAACTTGCTGCGAAACTAAGATCAGTCGTGCAATTGAAGCGGGAGCTTGATGAAATGCTGACACAAGATGAACTCATACA GTATGAAATACGATCTTCTGAACTCGATAATCAGATTCAG AAAAAGCATCGACAAACCTGTAAACACTATGACACATATAATGCCTTGATGGAGATTAAGGATTTAATGCTTAAGGAAATATCCTTGTTGAACTCCATTAGTTTACAG TTTCAAGATGCTATTAGCAGTGTTGATGGGCGGGGTAAACTCATCCATTCCCTGGAGGGAATTTTGAAAGGAACCCAACAG AAACTGGAGAAAGTGGAATTGACACTGCAATCTGAGGAAAAAATATGCGACTCTATCAAAGAAAAGTGCACAACAGCAATTTCAGAACAAAGGCAGAACTCTTCTCTCTTGAAACTTCTCCAG GAAGAACATGCAAGAAACGAGAGGCTCCGGGCTCAGATTACTTGA
- the LOC140979905 gene encoding uncharacterized protein isoform X2: MMGKDEKQNEAQVLDDIQIHERDDKYCPNSSMYSRLVSLLESLEGLERQESDFQSQWDLELSRLQVEVEELDKILRSPADYEFGDAIDSSFQDCNEKLGLRKKELAAKLRSVVQLKRELDEMLTQDELIQYEIRSSELDNQIQKKHRQTCKHYDTYNALMEIKDLMLKEISLLNSISLQFQDAISSVDGRGKLIHSLEGILKGTQQKLEKVELTLQSEEKICDSIKEKCTTAISEQRQNSSLLKLLQEEHARNERLRAQIT, encoded by the exons ATGATGGGGAAAGACGAG AAACAAAACGAGGCTCAAGTTTTGGACGACATTCAAATTCATGAAAGAGATGACAAATACTGTCCGAATTCTTCAATGTATTCGAGATTGGTATCGCTTTTGGAGTCCTTGGAG GGGCTCGAGAGGCAAGAATCGGATTTCCAATCCCAGTGGGATTTAGAGTTGTCAAGATTGCAGGTGGAGGTTGAGGAACTTGATAAAATTTTGCGTAGTCCTGCAGATTATGAATTTGGTGATGCCATTGATAGTTCATTTCAAGACTGCAATGAAAAGCTGGGTTTGAGAAAGAAG GAACTTGCTGCGAAACTAAGATCAGTCGTGCAATTGAAGCGGGAGCTTGATGAAATGCTGACACAAGATGAACTCATACA GTATGAAATACGATCTTCTGAACTCGATAATCAGATTCAG AAAAAGCATCGACAAACCTGTAAACACTATGACACATATAATGCCTTGATGGAGATTAAGGATTTAATGCTTAAGGAAATATCCTTGTTGAACTCCATTAGTTTACAG TTTCAAGATGCTATTAGCAGTGTTGATGGGCGGGGTAAACTCATCCATTCCCTGGAGGGAATTTTGAAAGGAACCCAACAG AAACTGGAGAAAGTGGAATTGACACTGCAATCTGAGGAAAAAATATGCGACTCTATCAAAGAAAAGTGCACAACAGCAATTTCAGAACAAAGGCAGAACTCTTCTCTCTTGAAACTTCTCCAG GAAGAACATGCAAGAAACGAGAGGCTCCGGGCTCAGATTACTTGA